The Candidatus Micrarchaeota archaeon nucleotide sequence ACGAGCTCAAGCTGCTCATTGCGGGGATAGAGGCAGGCTACGACGTGTGCATGGGGTCCAGGTTCCTGACCGGGGGCGGCTCAGAGGACATGCCCTTCCACAGGAAAGTGGGCAACAAGATATTCGTTAGTCTAGTGAACCTCAGGTACGGATCGCATTATACTGACATGTGCTACGGCTACAGGAGCTTTGCCAAGGGAGTGGCCCAGAGGCTCTCGCTCAAGGAAAAGGGCTTCGGTATAGAGACGGAAATAAGCATGAAGGTGCAGAGCAAGCGCCTGCGCGTCCTGGAGGTGCCGAGCTTCGAGAAGCTGAGGGCATCCGGTGAGGGGAAGCTGAGGAGCATATCCGACGGATTCATAATACTGAAGACGATATTGAAGAACATGTGACGAAATTGGCAACTTTTTAAACTTTTCCCTCTAAATATTAAGAGGGGGGCTTATCGATGAAAGTCTTGCTTTTAGATGTTGAAAGGATTGTATACAAGTTGGTGAAGCCGGAGGCAAGCGTATACGAGGAGAGCAGCGAGAAGAAGGTTGACGTAAGGGACGCGATAGCGATGATGGTCAGCGTTGAGGGCGGAGACGACCAGTCAGTTGCAGACAAGGCATTGTCCGACGTTGCTAAGTTCATGGGCCAGCTCAAGAGGCCGAGGCTGGTTCTCTACCCGTTCGCCCACCTCAGCAACAAGCTGGCAGATCCGAAAAGCGCAATGAGGATAATCGACTATATGTACGCTTCAGCCTCCTCCAACAAGGGCATAGAGGTGAGGAAGGCACCGTTCGGGTGGAACAAAAAGCTTACCCTGGAGATGAAGGGACATCCGCTGGCTGAGCAGGGCAAGAGCTATGGCATCGAGGATGAGCCAAAAACATACAAAAAGGCCAAGCCCGTCAGCGTGAACACCGCAATAGTTACAAAGAGCATATTCTCCGGGCTTCCGGAAACGGACCACAGGTCCATAGGCGAAAAGCTTGACCTTTTCAGCTTCCAGGAGGTATCTCCTGGAATGGTATACTGGCACAGGAACGGCCTTACCCTTTTCAGGCAGGTGATGGAGTTCATGCGGGAGCTGGAAAACAGGTACGGCTACGATGAGATAAGCACGCCGTCGTTGGCGAACATAGCGCTCTGGCACGTCAGCGGGCACATAGACCACTACAGGAACGAGATGTTCGTGTTCTCTTCCGAGAGCGAGAGCCTAGGGATGAAGCCGATGAACTGCCCCTCAAGCATACTTATATACAAGTCAAGGAAGTGGAGCTACAGGGAACTGCCCTTCAGGACGGCAATCTTCGACAGGCTCTACAGGAACGAGGTAAGCGGTGCGCTTACCGGCCTTTTCAGGGTGAGGGAGCTTACGCAGGACGACGGCCACATATTCCTCAGGGAGGACCAGCAGGAATCAGAGCTTGCCATGCTGCTCAAATTCGTAAAGGAGGTGTACGATGCCTTCGGGATGAAATTCAAGGCCAAGCTGTCAACAATGCCGGACAACCACATGGGCGATGAGGCACTCTGGGGCAAGGCAACCGAAGCGCTGAAAAGCGCGCTGGATATCAACAGGATAGAGTACGAGACAAAGGAGAAGGAGGGCGCA carries:
- the thrS gene encoding threonine--tRNA ligase gives rise to the protein MKVLLLDVERIVYKLVKPEASVYEESSEKKVDVRDAIAMMVSVEGGDDQSVADKALSDVAKFMGQLKRPRLVLYPFAHLSNKLADPKSAMRIIDYMYASASSNKGIEVRKAPFGWNKKLTLEMKGHPLAEQGKSYGIEDEPKTYKKAKPVSVNTAIVTKSIFSGLPETDHRSIGEKLDLFSFQEVSPGMVYWHRNGLTLFRQVMEFMRELENRYGYDEISTPSLANIALWHVSGHIDHYRNEMFVFSSESESLGMKPMNCPSSILIYKSRKWSYRELPFRTAIFDRLYRNEVSGALTGLFRVRELTQDDGHIFLREDQQESELAMLLKFVKEVYDAFGMKFKAKLSTMPDNHMGDEALWGKATEALKSALDINRIEYETKEKEGAFYGPKIDFDVIDSMGRSWQCATIQMDYQLPLRFELEYTGEDGRSHTPVIIHRAILGTLERFLGVLIEHYQGRFPTWLAPVQARVITISEQANEYANGVYRKLKDCGIRAYADLSDKTLEYKIREAQLQKIPYMIVIGKKEVEKKTLTIRDRDGKQKHDVPIDDFIGRITSEIKSRSQAVGI
- a CDS encoding glycosyltransferase family 2 protein encodes the protein MKGFSMGSKPSISIVIPTLNEERNIKTVLRGVRAVIKDYRHEIIVVDGYSTDNTVKYAKELGARIIYDRHGKGMALIKGLNAAKGDITISMDADLSNRPNELKLLIAGIEAGYDVCMGSRFLTGGGSEDMPFHRKVGNKIFVSLVNLRYGSHYTDMCYGYRSFAKGVAQRLSLKEKGFGIETEISMKVQSKRLRVLEVPSFEKLRASGEGKLRSISDGFIILKTILKNM